From a single Papilio machaon chromosome 19, ilPapMach1.1, whole genome shotgun sequence genomic region:
- the LOC106708349 gene encoding uncharacterized protein LOC106708349, translating into MWGAAAGWWCGALAAALLLLLVALRCRRPGQKQRHLAWPHRPLQVHQVHIVSSGKAYVSHLTITEPRCAHTDLAGAPPDPVVTVPSDSPPCAPRPNPPQIVIVKNFNQNTIAHEAASSESRPPPLPRLSTPEHWLHKRPFDYKYPCIPRPLSQLVNTDLGADLSRESRAKKYSATRSPSLEKDDKSPLVSAGTHVEVFGFDDSSVSKMSDSADVPSDMSPSNLRRFRSVSTRLNMCSVTETPHVDGIERVEMQNSPRVIECSSAKDKSSASKFDFSPKLLADTISSPRFFTPPEMASPAFFAEPSPKSVYYDTVRSPKFFPETPRDAEVPQSPRTLSDHINRANGLCDKPGSPKFVTPRPSPKVHSYNKENYFTFEQGVLEEGASRASPRPKRYGGRYSIEKERFTPPADKEVKKYKRHNSCDTNIKNNEEIMPKYEKKESDPKIEVIETDVVDCCTKIDSMQIGIKTVIERTNELVPIESSSAQARRQRLKSISLDSDNAKIIEQNLGLPIAKQMKDQMNEAYKNQETSTSCENMERHITKNSSERAAFKFDVEQKNKPVEQEEPKSPDVIQRKTLRQSSDTQSFLDMPRFSPKEFEITVTSDEGSTVPAETQTKRKFKNLRNLTIDLSKRDTDLEKELLEFEKLYTDAEEKKVKTPTLKVKATSLDSSESVILSLPQKKSLDVPQNSISVPNTPKRQLKRILAQRSVKHDGSGGKMGYNSLQSNAEQRRLYMKGQDSGIFLRDNHASLMLYQAGPSRMGSRTMGSFEENTMDFVENTPEINISGADSRPGLYVDTGQTLGSNLLNYKQNLSVSSTNLKTLPEGVPSDDFEPSTGEEKLIKKLHRRNSNQSLMLSTHSLQSSNCSLSSAGTSAHNLGTVRTSFSNFSLNSDIRQKKLSIDRRDSNTSLVNAEHTSITPTTRVICSSNTNLSGEVSKNCLLQRRGSNNSLTLNISTSNNLSRHSSNTSLNKEVKFGQKKGLLERRSSNTSLTLNINTSNPQLSSNRGLSISNYNLNGSTCNLSRYNSNHSIDNAPTEPHKGILERRSSNTSLTLNIHPQEPRNIEIDETLIDGQLAELPHRERHRKSLSTENLIPKSYKNRMKLRTSENAIGFGSHDNLWSTSYTSDQEYSENLTCVGGDHENEIIYAFGHQEDANFQPSFVRNITTKPLSPQTTSEDFRLYLANIHHLQNASSVLTRQQLKDLNDVFQNGYSNVKCHSIGEGQHCCTGRVDSDIAKENPQMVIPEPVTTQPCSEYQKMLLRNLHQEFWDMPTNFQEKPIVSGSHTKNRYKTILPNEHSRFMLRPYPDTVGTIYINANYIKGHEYTKTSYIATQGPLQNTMYDFWMMIRQNVKDFLSEKTDKSSDVPIQKIVMLTNFIENNRQKCEKYFPLELNEEITITSPEFTDTSFFSEMEPTKRSFVIKNTGLVKKAGYTIRKLTVRHLDSKSELSDSELTVYHYWFHNWADHKCPKDVNALLNLSLDVLKDQTYNFSESDDEKDEQCHCNDSPKPDSKFVFPPLESASVPCPVTVKLSSPVDLSVENKSPPTIVHCSAGIGRTGCLLAILNGIKQLTSEQKVDVLGIVCNLRLNRGGMVQNSEQYELIHKVLCLFEQACLPSL; encoded by the exons ATGTGGGGCGCGGCGGCAGGCTGGTGGTGCGGCGCGCTGGCAGCCgcgctgctgctgctgctggtCGCGCTGCGCTGCCGCCGCCCAGGGCAGAAGCAGCGTCATCTCGCGTGGCCGCACCGCCCGCTGCAAGTGCATCAG gTTCACATTGTAAGCAGCGGTAAAGCGTACGTGTCGCACTTGACGATCACGGAGCCCCGCTGCGCGCACACTGATCTGGCCGGAGCGCCCCCCGACCCCGTGGTTACGGTCCCCTCAGACTCACCGCCGTGTGCACCTCGCCCCAACCCGCCACAAATCGTCATCGTTAAGAATTTCAATCAAAACACTATAGCTCACGAAGCTGCAAGCTCGGAGTCTCGACCTCCGCCTTTACCTCGTCTATCGACCCCCGAGCATTGGCTCCATAAACGTCCCTTTGACTATAAATATCCTTGCATACCTCGACCTCTATCTCAACTAGTCAATACTGATCTTGGGGCGGACCTGTCCAGAGAATCACGAGCTAAAAAGTATAGTGCTACAAGATCACCGTCTTTGGAGAAAGACGACAAATCGCCTCTGGTTAGCGCCGGCACACATGTTGAAGTGTTCGGTTTCGACGATTCCTCCGTTTCTAAAATGAGTGATTCGGCCGATGTACCGTCAGACATGTCGCCTAGCAACCTAAGAAGATTCCGATCTGTGAGCACTCGTCTAAACATGTGCAGCGTGACTGAAACGCCCCACGTCGATGGAATTGAAAGAGTAGAGATGCAAAATTCTCCAAGGGTTATAGAATGCAGTTCGGCAAAAGATAAATCTTCTGCATCAAAATTTGATTTCTCTCCGAAATTATTAGCGGATACCATTAGTTCGCCTAGATTTTTTACACCTCCCGAGATGGCCTCACCGGCCTTTTTCGCCGAGCCCTCCCCGAAGTCTGTGTACTATGATACTGTAAGGTCACCGAAATTCTTTCCCGAGACACCTCGTGACGCCGAGGTGCCGCAGTCACCGAGAACATTGAGCGATCACATTAACAGAGCTAATGGTCTGTGTGATAAACCGGGCTCTCCAAAGTTCGTCACCCCTCGACCGAGTCCCAAAGTACATAGTTATAACAAGGAAAATTACTTTACTTTCGAGCAAGGAGTATTAGAAGAAGGAGCGTCTAGAGCATCGCCTCGTCCGAAAAGGTACGGTGGAAGATACTCCATTGAAAAGGAAAGGTTCACTCCCCCAGCTGATAAAGAAGTGAAGAAATACAAACGACATAATAGTTGTgacactaatattaaaaataacgaagAAATAATGCCAAAATACGAGAAAAAAGAATCTGACCCTAAAATAGAAGTTATTGAAACCGACGTAGTAGATTGCTGTACCAAAATCGACTCAATGCAAATCGGAATTAAGACCGTAATCGAAAGGACAAACGAACTGGTGCCTATCGAATCGAGTTCAGCGCAGGCTAGACGACAACGACTAAAATCGATCTCCTTAGATTCTGACAATGCAAAAATCATAGAACAAAATTTAGGGTTACCAATAGCGAAACAAATGAAGGATCAAATGAATGAGGCGTATAAAAACCAAGAAACAAGTACTTCGTGTGAGAATATGGAAAggcatattacaaaaaattcaagTGAAAGAGCAGCCTTTAAGTTCGAtgttgaacaaaaaaataaaccggTGGAACAGGAGGAGCCTAAGTCGCCTGATGTCATTCAGAGAAAAACTTTGCGACAAAGTTCAGATACTCAGTCATTTTTGGATATGCCTCGTTTTTCACCTAAAGAGTTTGAAATAACTGTAACGTCAGATGAAGGATCGACAGTGCCGGCGGAGACCCAAACAAAACGCAAGTTTAAAAACCTACGAAACCTAACAATAGATTTGTCTAAACGTGATACCGATTTAGAAAAAGAATTATtggaatttgaaaaattatacacCGACGCCGAAGAGAAGAAGGTTAAAACGCCTACTCTAAAAGTTAAGGCGACTTCTTTAGATTCATCCGAGTCAGTAATTCTATCTCTACCTCAGAAAAAGTCTTTGGATGTACCACAAAATTCAATATCCGTACCGAATACTCCTAAGCGACAGTTGAAACGAATACTCGCTCAAAGAAGTGTAAAACATGACGGTTCTGGAGGCAAGATGGGATACAATTCTTTACAATCTAATGCCGAACAAAGACGACTTTACATGAAAGGTCAAGACAGTGGAATTTTCCTTAGAGATAACCATGCCAGTCTCATGTTATACCAGGCGGGACCTTCACGAATGGGTTCACGAACTATGGGCTCATTTGAAGAAAATACTATGGATTTCGTAGAAAATACGCCAGAGATTAATATATCGGGAGCCGACAGCAGGCCCGGGTTATATGTAGACACCGGTCAAACTCTAGGTTCCAATCTTCTaaactataaacaaaatttaagcGTGTCAAGTACTAATTTGAAAACTTTACCGGAAGGTGTGCCCTCTGACGACTTCGAACCAAGCACTGGAGAAGAAAAGTTAATCAAAAAACTTCATAGAAGGAATTCCAATCAAAGTTTAATGCTGAGCACACACAGCCTGCAGAGCTCGAACTGCTCATTGAGCAGCGCCGGCACCTCCGCTCATAACTTAGGAACTGTTCGTACGAGTTTTTCTAACTTCAGTTTAAATTCCGACATCAGACAAAAGAAATTATCGATAGATCGAAGAGATTCTAATACATCTCTCGTGAACGCCGAACATACGAGTATAACGCCAACAACTCGAGTCATTTGCTCGTCGAATACGAACCTCTCCGGAGAGGTATCGAAGAATTGTCTGTTGCAGAGACGTGGCTCCAATAACAGTTTAACACTAAACATCTCGACATCCAACAACCTCAGCAGACATTCTAGCAACACCTCCTtaaataaagaagtaaaattcGGACAGAAGAAAGGACTATTAGAACGAAGAAGTTCCAACACATCGTTAACGCTCAATATCAACACTTCTAATCCACAATTGTCCAGTAATCGAGGACTCAgtatttcaaattacaatcTGAACGGATCGACATGCAACCTTAGTAGGTATAATAGCAACCATAGTATCGACAATGCACCAACGGAACCTCACAAAGGTATCCTGGAGAGACGAAGCTCTAATACTTCGCTCACTCTAAACATTCATCCACAAGAACCACGGAACATAGAAATAGACGAAACACTAATTGATGGCCAGCTGGCAGAACTTCCACATAGAGAGAGACATAGAAAGTCTTTAAGTACCGAAAATTTGATTCCAAAATCGTACAAAAACCGAATGAAGTTACGCACGTCCGAAAATGCTATTGGCTTCGGTTCACACGACAACTTGTGGTCTACGTCGTACACGTCGGATCAAGAATATTCGGAGAATCTAACATGCGTTGGTGGCGATCATGAAAATGAAATCATATATGCTTTCGGACATCAAGAAGATGCTAATTTTCAACCAAGTTTTGTCAGAAATATAACTACCAAGCCTCTAAGCCCTCAAACTACATCTGAAGATTTTAGATTGTATTTAGCAAATATACATCATTTACAAAACGCTTCTAGCGTGTTGACCCGACAGCAGCTGAAAGATTTGAACGATGTATTTCAGAACGGGTACTCTAATGTCAAGTGCCATAGTATCGGTGAGGGTCAACATTGCTGTACTGGTCGCGTAGACTCTGATATTGCGAAGGAAAATCCCCAGATGGTTATACCGGAACCGGTGACGACCCAACCTTGTTCTGAATACCAGAAGATGTTGTTGAGGAATTTGCATCAAGAATTTTGGGATATGCCAACAAATTTCCAAGAAAAACCGATTGTTTCCGGATCACATACAAAGAATAGGTACAAAACCATTCTACCCAATGAACATTCTAGATTTATGCTGCGACCGTATCCGGATACCGTCGGGACAATATACATCAATGCCAATTATATAAAG gggCATGAGTACACCAAAACTAGCTACATCGCAACACAGGGTCCCCTCCAAAACACGATGTACGATTTTTGGATGATGATCCgacaaaatgttaaagattttCTCAGCGAAAAGACAGATAAATCTTCCGATGTCCCTATTCAGAAGATTGTAATGCTGACAAACTTCATAGAGAACAATAGACAgaaatgtgaaaaatatttcccATTGGAATTAAACGAGGAAATAACGATAACAAGCCCAGAGTTCACTGATACGAGTTTCTTCAGCGAAATGGAACCTACGAAGAGgagttttgttattaaaaacacaGGTCTAGTCAAGAAGGCCGGCTACACGATTCGAAAGTTAACCGTTAGACATTTGGATTCGAAAAGTGAATTAAGTGACAGTGAGCTAACAGTGTACCATTACTGGTTCCATAATTGGGCGGACCATAAGTGCCCCAAGGACGTGAATGCGTTATTAAATCTAAGCTTAGACGTGTTAAAAGACCAAACGTATAATTTTAGTGAAAGTGATGATGAAAAAGATGAACAGTGTCACTGTAATGACAGTCCGAAGCCGGATTCTAAGTTTGTGTTTCCTCCGCTAGAGTCCGCGAGTGTACCTTGTCCGGTTACTGTGAAGCTGTCTTCGCCTGTAGATTTATCTGTGGAGAACAAGTCGCCACCGACTATAGTGCATTGTTCCGCTGGTATCGGTCGTACTGGTTGCCTTCTTGCCATTCTGAATGGCATAAAGCAGCTGACAAGCGAACAGAAAGTTGATGTGTTAGGTATTGTTTGTAACTTGAGGTTGAATAGAGGTGGAATGGTACAGAATTCTGAACAGTATGAGTTAATCCACAAAGTCTTGTGCCTATTTGAACAGGCTTGTTTACCAAGTTTATAG